A single genomic interval of Chloracidobacterium validum harbors:
- a CDS encoding Uma2 family endonuclease, giving the protein MPTSSTLLSAAPKLPKLARERDNPFSEYDEGVYYPAEDGEPMSNSDLHAIYIMQTRSNLEVLFPNDFVGSDILWYPVKGKPRICHAPDVLVAFGRPPSVRGFRRQSYLQWKEDNIPPQVVFEFWSISNKPDEEARKFDFYERYGVEEYYAYDVPTGDLQGWQRQGKTLVAIDDMDGWRSPRLGISFRMVNGELRLFYPDGTPFQSLAEVRAAAEQERAAKERERAAKERERAAKERERAAKEAALAEVERLKEKLRALGLEP; this is encoded by the coding sequence ATGCCGACGTCCTCAACCTTGCTATCCGCAGCGCCCAAGCTGCCCAAGTTGGCTCGAGAACGAGACAATCCCTTTTCAGAGTATGACGAAGGGGTGTACTACCCGGCCGAAGATGGTGAACCCATGTCGAACTCTGACCTGCATGCGATCTACATCATGCAGACCCGCAGCAATCTGGAAGTGCTGTTCCCGAACGACTTCGTTGGAAGTGACATCCTCTGGTATCCGGTCAAGGGAAAACCCAGGATTTGTCACGCCCCGGACGTGCTGGTGGCCTTTGGGCGACCGCCGTCGGTGCGTGGGTTTCGGCGGCAGAGCTACTTGCAGTGGAAGGAAGATAACATCCCGCCCCAAGTCGTGTTTGAGTTTTGGTCAATCTCAAACAAACCCGATGAAGAAGCGCGAAAGTTTGATTTTTACGAGCGATACGGCGTGGAAGAGTACTACGCCTATGACGTGCCGACCGGTGACTTGCAGGGGTGGCAGCGCCAGGGGAAAACGCTGGTTGCGATTGATGACATGGATGGCTGGCGGAGTCCGCGGCTGGGGATCAGCTTCCGAATGGTCAACGGTGAGTTGCGGTTGTTCTATCCCGACGGAACGCCGTTTCAATCGCTGGCCGAAGTTCGCGCCGCTGCCGAGCAAGAGCGGGCAGCCAAAGAACGCGAACGAGCCGCCAAAGAACGCGAACGAGCCGCTAAAGAACGCGAACGAGCCGCCAAGGAAGCCGCCTTGGCTGAAGTGGAGCGGCTGAAGGAAAAACTCCGGGCGCTGGGACTTGAACCCTAA
- a CDS encoding PhoH family protein, with protein sequence MRKLTLPDDGLDALFGSYDENIRYLETLLNVRIGARGSEVTIEGDAGDIGVVEAILTDFAELVREGAAPSSQELRQAFKQIADDRTSSLKTFFSKTYRFNPTGRKMVSARTATQRRYLEALQSHELVFGMGPAGTGKTFLAVAMGLHYLWQKKVSRIILTRPAVEAGEKLGFLPGDLQDKVDPYLRPLYDALFDLADPDKISRMLEKRIIEVAPLAFMRGRTLAEAFIILDEAQNTTSEQMKMFLTRIGYGSRVVVTGDATQIDLPAGKLSGLIEATTVLRDIAEIAIVEFTNRDVVRHRLVQLIVQAYDRARQSA encoded by the coding sequence TTGAGAAAACTGACGCTCCCCGACGATGGACTCGACGCCCTGTTTGGGTCGTACGATGAAAACATCCGTTACCTTGAAACGCTCCTGAACGTGCGCATCGGGGCGCGTGGTAGTGAAGTGACCATCGAAGGCGACGCCGGGGACATCGGCGTGGTCGAGGCAATTCTCACCGACTTCGCCGAACTGGTCAGAGAAGGCGCGGCACCGTCCAGCCAGGAGTTACGCCAGGCGTTCAAGCAAATTGCCGACGACCGAACGTCCTCACTCAAGACCTTTTTTTCCAAGACCTACCGCTTCAACCCGACCGGACGCAAGATGGTATCGGCGCGAACCGCGACGCAGCGCCGTTACCTCGAAGCCTTGCAGTCCCACGAACTCGTGTTTGGCATGGGTCCGGCCGGCACGGGCAAGACCTTTCTCGCCGTCGCCATGGGGCTGCACTACCTTTGGCAAAAAAAGGTTTCGCGCATCATTCTGACCCGCCCGGCAGTTGAGGCCGGTGAAAAACTGGGGTTTTTGCCCGGCGACCTACAGGACAAGGTTGACCCTTACTTGCGTCCGCTCTACGACGCCCTGTTTGACCTAGCGGACCCGGATAAAATCAGCCGCATGCTCGAAAAGCGCATCATCGAGGTGGCCCCCCTGGCGTTTATGCGCGGGCGAACGCTGGCCGAGGCATTCATCATCCTCGATGAGGCCCAGAACACGACTTCCGAGCAGATGAAGATGTTTCTGACGCGCATCGGCTATGGCTCGCGCGTCGTCGTGACGGGGGATGCAACCCAGATTGACCTGCCGGCCGGGAAGTTGTCGGGTCTGATTGAGGCGACAACGGTTTTGCGGGACATTGCTGAAATTGCCATCGTCGAGTTCACCAACCGGGATGTCGTCCGGCACCGGTTGGTGCAACTCATCGTGCAGGCCTACGACCGCGCCCGCCAAAGCGCCTGA
- a CDS encoding S9 family peptidase — MRYLACTLTAVVVTVSLSVMAQTTHPTPPTAKKEPRVFELHGDKRVDEYFWLRDDKRQNPEVIAYLEAENAYTESVMAPHKALEEKLYQEMLGRIKETDLSVPYKYGGFFYYSRTEQGKQYPIYCRKKGSLEASEEMLIDLNQLAEGKAFMALGAFAVSDDGRLLAYTTDDSGYRQYRLHVKDLTTGQLLPDTAERVTSVEWAADNRTLFLVVEDPVTKRSNKLLRHTLGGATVEIFEEKDELYNLGLGRTNDRQYLIALSISATTSEARYLPSRQPDGEFRVLFPRVDGIRYFVEHRRDEWFITTQDGGKNFRVVRAPVANPAKENWREFVPHSPRVKIDALNLFAKHAVLETREDGLERLTVFDLESGKSHRITFPEAAYTVGGATNAEFDTTKFRYAYESPITPRSVYEYDLDTRAQTLLKQNEVVGGYDKGQYVTKRLFATAADGTKIPLTVTYKKGLKRTGKNPTLLYGYGSYGISIPDGFSSNRLSLLNRGMIFAVAHIRGGGEMGEEWHEQGKMMRKKNTFTDFIACAEFLIKEKYTSPDRLAIQGGSAGGLLMGAVTNLRPDLFRVVISQVPFVDVMNTMLDATLPLTTGEYIEWGNPNEKAAYDYMRSYSPYDNLKSGDYPSMLVITALNDSQVAYWEPAKYVARLRTLKRDQNVLLLKTNLSAGHGGASGRYDALRETAFYYTFLLTQLGVEK, encoded by the coding sequence GTGCGTTACCTCGCCTGCACACTTACCGCCGTGGTCGTCACGGTTTCTCTATCGGTCATGGCCCAAACAACTCACCCAACCCCGCCGACAGCCAAAAAAGAACCGCGCGTTTTTGAACTGCATGGCGACAAGCGCGTGGATGAATACTTCTGGTTGCGCGATGACAAGCGCCAAAACCCCGAAGTCATCGCCTACCTCGAAGCCGAAAATGCTTACACCGAAAGCGTCATGGCGCCGCACAAGGCGCTGGAGGAAAAGCTCTACCAGGAAATGCTCGGACGAATCAAGGAAACCGACTTGAGCGTTCCCTACAAGTACGGCGGTTTTTTCTATTACTCCCGAACCGAGCAGGGCAAGCAGTACCCGATCTACTGCCGCAAAAAAGGCTCACTCGAAGCTTCAGAAGAAATGTTGATTGACCTCAATCAACTGGCCGAAGGCAAGGCGTTTATGGCGCTCGGCGCATTTGCGGTGAGTGACGATGGCCGCCTGCTCGCCTACACGACGGATGACTCCGGCTATCGGCAATACCGGCTGCACGTCAAGGACCTGACCACCGGTCAACTCCTGCCCGATACGGCCGAGCGCGTGACGAGCGTTGAGTGGGCGGCTGACAACCGCACATTGTTTTTGGTGGTGGAAGACCCGGTGACCAAGCGCTCCAACAAACTCCTGCGGCACACGTTGGGCGGCGCTACCGTCGAAATTTTTGAAGAAAAGGACGAGCTTTACAACCTCGGCCTGGGTCGCACCAATGACCGGCAGTACCTCATTGCGCTCTCCATAAGCGCCACGACGAGTGAAGCTCGCTACTTGCCCAGCCGCCAACCCGATGGTGAGTTTCGGGTGCTGTTTCCGCGGGTTGATGGTATTCGCTATTTCGTTGAGCACCGCCGGGATGAGTGGTTCATCACCACCCAGGATGGCGGCAAAAACTTCCGGGTCGTCCGCGCGCCGGTCGCCAATCCGGCGAAGGAAAACTGGCGTGAGTTCGTGCCGCATAGTCCCAGGGTGAAGATTGACGCGCTCAACCTGTTTGCCAAGCACGCTGTTTTGGAAACCCGCGAAGACGGACTCGAAAGGTTGACGGTTTTTGACCTAGAGAGTGGCAAGTCACACCGCATCACGTTTCCCGAAGCCGCCTACACGGTTGGTGGCGCGACCAATGCGGAGTTTGACACGACGAAATTTCGTTATGCTTACGAGTCGCCAATCACACCACGCTCGGTCTATGAGTACGACCTCGATACCCGCGCCCAAACCTTGCTCAAGCAAAATGAAGTCGTGGGGGGCTATGACAAAGGGCAATACGTCACGAAACGGTTGTTTGCCACGGCAGCGGATGGCACAAAGATTCCCCTGACCGTTACCTACAAGAAGGGCCTGAAACGAACGGGCAAAAATCCAACGCTGCTGTATGGCTACGGCAGCTACGGCATCTCGATTCCTGACGGGTTTTCATCCAACCGGTTGTCGTTGCTCAACCGCGGCATGATCTTCGCCGTTGCCCACATCCGGGGTGGTGGTGAAATGGGTGAGGAATGGCATGAGCAGGGCAAGATGATGCGGAAGAAAAACACGTTCACCGACTTCATCGCCTGCGCCGAGTTTCTGATCAAGGAAAAGTACACATCGCCCGACCGACTCGCCATTCAAGGCGGAAGCGCCGGGGGACTGCTGATGGGGGCAGTCACCAACCTGCGGCCTGACCTCTTTCGGGTGGTCATCTCGCAAGTTCCCTTTGTGGACGTGATGAATACCATGCTCGATGCGACCCTGCCGCTGACGACCGGCGAATATATCGAGTGGGGCAACCCCAATGAGAAGGCCGCTTATGACTACATGCGTTCCTATTCACCCTATGACAACCTCAAGTCTGGGGACTATCCATCCATGCTGGTCATAACGGCGCTCAATGACAGCCAGGTGGCTTATTGGGAACCAGCCAAGTACGTGGCTCGCCTGCGCACGCTCAAGCGTGACCAGAACGTTCTGTTGCTCAAAACCAATTTGAGCGCCGGCCATGGCGGGGCATCGGGGCGCTATGATGCCTTGCGTGAAACGGCCTTTTACTACACGTTTCTACTCACGCAATTGGGCGTTGAGAAATAA
- the msrP gene encoding protein-methionine-sulfoxide reductase catalytic subunit MsrP, whose amino-acid sequence MLIKRPADIKSSEITPEQVYIHRRAFLRQALAQGALTVGSLAATTGLYYLFAGANRRPPAGLGPAKLSATPVRDPALTADEALTDYDDITHYNNFYEFSTAKHDVAYEARALVTRPWTVAVEGDVHRPRAFDLDELTRLFPLEERVYRLRCVEGWSMVIPWVGFPLADLLKLVEPLGKAQFVAFETLHDPKQFPLQRGRLLDWPYREGLRLDEAFHPLTLLAVGLYGKTLPNQNGAPLRLVVPWKYGFKSIKSIVRIVVMDHMPRTTWREAVPREYGFYANVNPQVSHPRWSQATERRIGEFTRRPTLLFNGYADQVASLYAGMDLRKYY is encoded by the coding sequence ATGCTCATCAAACGGCCCGCCGACATCAAAAGCTCGGAAATTACCCCGGAGCAGGTGTATATCCACCGGCGGGCCTTCCTGCGGCAAGCCCTGGCGCAGGGGGCACTGACCGTCGGTTCGCTCGCGGCAACGACCGGGTTGTACTACCTGTTTGCCGGAGCGAACCGGCGGCCGCCGGCCGGTCTAGGTCCGGCCAAGTTGTCTGCCACACCGGTGCGCGACCCAGCCCTGACGGCCGACGAAGCCCTGACCGACTACGACGACATCACGCACTACAACAACTTTTATGAGTTTTCGACCGCCAAGCATGATGTCGCCTACGAGGCGCGGGCCCTGGTGACGCGCCCGTGGACAGTCGCGGTTGAAGGGGATGTCCACCGGCCGCGCGCGTTTGACCTTGACGAACTCACGCGCCTGTTTCCACTCGAAGAACGTGTTTACCGGCTGCGGTGCGTGGAAGGGTGGTCCATGGTGATTCCGTGGGTTGGGTTTCCGCTCGCAGACTTGCTCAAGCTGGTCGAGCCACTGGGGAAGGCCCAGTTTGTCGCCTTCGAGACCCTGCATGACCCGAAGCAGTTTCCGCTTCAGCGTGGGCGGCTGCTCGACTGGCCCTATCGGGAAGGGCTGCGCCTCGATGAAGCCTTCCATCCCCTGACGTTGCTGGCGGTTGGGCTTTACGGCAAAACGCTCCCGAATCAAAACGGCGCGCCGCTGCGGCTGGTCGTGCCGTGGAAATACGGCTTCAAGAGCATCAAGTCCATCGTGCGCATCGTCGTCATGGACCACATGCCACGCACCACCTGGCGGGAAGCCGTGCCACGCGAGTATGGGTTTTATGCCAATGTCAATCCCCAGGTGAGCCATCCCCGGTGGAGCCAGGCAACGGAACGGCGGATTGGCGAATTCACCCGGCGACCAACCCTGCTTTTCAACGGCTATGCCGACCAAGTGGCGTCGCTTTACGCCGGGATGGACCTGCGGAAGTACTACTGA
- a CDS encoding glycosyltransferase: MSLILIESVMQWLAIITGTVLAISLVALGRGNRAIRFLADVTAPEARTDATVSVIVAARNEAETIAPALRSLLAQEYPALEIIVVNDRSTDATGSILAQIQREHPTLKVVTITTLPPGWLGKNHAHWVGAQAAQGDFLLFTDADIVMHPSVVRRAVAFAVTEGLDHVAVGPDVQMPGVWLTAFFGTFTMCFSMFVRPWRARDPKSRVFVGIGAFNLVRRVAYDRAGTHAVICLRPDDDMKLGKIIKCSGGRQELVAGRGLLAVTWYRSLWELIKGLEKNVFAGMDYSLTLAIAGPLTLFVLFGWPWVALLLTTGWVWQLNLLNGLLGLALYADNSLRHGVKWWHVPLFPATIGLFAFIVWNATLRTLITGGITWRGTYYPLADLKANRV, translated from the coding sequence ATGTCACTCATCCTGATTGAATCTGTTATGCAATGGCTGGCGATCATCACCGGCACCGTGCTGGCTATATCGCTCGTTGCGCTTGGGCGCGGGAATCGGGCCATTCGGTTTTTGGCGGACGTGACAGCCCCGGAAGCCCGCACCGATGCGACTGTGAGCGTGATCGTCGCGGCTCGTAACGAAGCGGAAACCATCGCGCCAGCGCTGCGCTCGCTACTGGCGCAAGAGTATCCAGCGCTCGAAATCATCGTCGTCAATGACCGCTCGACGGATGCCACGGGTTCGATACTCGCCCAAATCCAGCGCGAGCATCCGACGCTCAAGGTTGTGACCATAACGACCTTGCCACCTGGTTGGTTGGGGAAAAACCACGCCCACTGGGTTGGCGCGCAGGCGGCGCAGGGCGATTTCTTGCTTTTCACGGATGCCGACATCGTGATGCATCCGAGCGTCGTTCGCCGTGCTGTCGCATTTGCAGTCACCGAGGGACTGGATCATGTCGCGGTTGGGCCGGATGTTCAGATGCCTGGGGTGTGGCTGACGGCCTTTTTCGGAACCTTCACGATGTGTTTCTCGATGTTTGTCCGCCCCTGGCGGGCGCGTGACCCCAAAAGCCGCGTTTTCGTTGGGATTGGAGCGTTCAACTTGGTTCGTCGCGTGGCCTATGACCGGGCCGGCACCCATGCCGTCATTTGCCTGCGTCCCGATGACGACATGAAGCTCGGCAAAATCATCAAATGCAGCGGCGGACGACAAGAACTGGTCGCGGGACGTGGATTACTAGCCGTGACGTGGTATCGCTCCCTTTGGGAACTCATCAAAGGTCTTGAGAAAAATGTTTTTGCCGGGATGGATTACAGCCTAACGCTGGCCATTGCCGGACCGCTGACGCTCTTTGTCTTGTTTGGGTGGCCGTGGGTGGCGCTGCTCCTGACGACCGGCTGGGTGTGGCAGCTCAACTTGCTCAACGGACTGCTTGGGCTGGCGCTCTATGCCGACAACTCACTGCGGCATGGCGTCAAGTGGTGGCATGTCCCACTGTTTCCGGCGACGATTGGGCTCTTTGCGTTCATCGTTTGGAACGCGACGCTGCGGACACTCATCACCGGCGGTATCACCTGGCGCGGCACGTACTACCCGCTGGCTGACCTCAAAGCCAATCGGGTTTGA
- a CDS encoding AAA family ATPase encodes MPSPSTVRSNPPSLALRGVAEQLQALEAAIETVVRGKHSVVRLALVTLVADGHLLIEDVPGVGKTTLARTLARTLDCSFQRIQFTSDLLPSDVLGLSVYDQPTGRFEFRQGPIFANVVLADEINRTTPKTQSCLLEAMAEGRVTIENQTFDLPKPFIVLATQNPVEHHGTYPLPESQLDRFTMRLSMGYPAAEDERQILLGKSQRDPLLELTPVLAATDVLDLQERARAVRVDDALVDYLLRIVNATRTSELLEMGVSPRGSLALFRAAQAQALFDGRDYCVPDDIKGLAVPVLSHRIMVNPRYASGSRQTDDAQSALDDILKTVAVPV; translated from the coding sequence ATGCCTTCACCCTCAACCGTGCGGTCAAACCCGCCTAGCCTTGCTCTCCGTGGCGTCGCCGAGCAGTTGCAGGCGCTCGAAGCCGCCATTGAAACGGTCGTCCGTGGTAAGCACAGTGTTGTCCGGCTGGCGCTGGTCACGCTCGTGGCCGACGGTCACTTGCTCATCGAAGACGTGCCCGGCGTCGGCAAAACAACGCTTGCCCGAACGCTCGCCCGCACCCTGGATTGTTCGTTTCAGCGCATTCAATTCACCAGCGATCTGCTGCCGAGTGACGTGTTGGGACTGAGCGTCTATGACCAGCCAACCGGCCGCTTCGAATTCCGTCAGGGGCCGATTTTTGCCAATGTCGTCTTGGCGGATGAGATCAACCGGACGACACCCAAAACCCAGAGCTGTCTGCTCGAAGCCATGGCCGAAGGGCGCGTGACGATTGAAAATCAGACCTTTGACTTACCTAAGCCGTTTATCGTCCTGGCGACGCAAAATCCGGTCGAGCATCACGGCACGTACCCGCTGCCGGAATCCCAACTTGATCGCTTCACCATGCGGTTGAGCATGGGCTATCCCGCCGCTGAAGATGAGCGTCAAATCCTGCTTGGCAAGTCCCAGCGTGACCCACTGCTGGAACTCACGCCGGTGCTGGCGGCCACGGATGTGCTCGACCTGCAAGAGCGCGCCCGCGCCGTCCGGGTAGATGACGCACTGGTGGATTACTTGCTCCGTATCGTCAATGCCACGCGGACGTCGGAGTTGCTCGAAATGGGCGTCAGCCCACGGGGCAGCCTGGCGCTCTTTCGCGCGGCGCAGGCACAAGCGCTTTTTGATGGACGCGACTACTGTGTGCCGGACGACATCAAGGGGCTGGCTGTTCCGGTGCTGTCCCACCGCATCATGGTCAACCCCCGCTACGCCAGCGGCTCACGCCAAACCGACGACGCCCAATCGGCGCTCGATGACATCCTCAAGACGGTGGCCGTTCCGGTCTAA
- a CDS encoding lytic transglycosylase domain-containing protein: protein MMNRIIQQAARAASVALGLIWLPSWPFSALVAVSVLMLSVDTVAQETAPYQRTHTNDDFRVPRTLPVTPAQDAPAQSDAPPVTGAAAPPLSGAAQAETKPPTDAPSADETPFAELIARQDANGNWVLVSRALPPPPKGDVLPAAPLAPISTGKPDLDAIIMEMATKYGVDPKLIVEVIRQESGFNPYAVSTAGAKGLMQLIDGTAARMGTRNVFDARQNIEGGVKYLRLLLDMFNGDVSLALAGYNAGEHRVIRNGYQVPNIAETKHYVKAILARYGRPSHHTTKPASPKPTATTPPDEPTPEPLRVIIRDGVPLLTNR from the coding sequence ATGATGAATCGAATTATCCAGCAGGCGGCGCGCGCTGCGTCGGTAGCACTTGGCTTGATTTGGTTGCCGTCCTGGCCGTTTTCGGCTCTGGTTGCGGTCAGTGTGTTGATGTTGAGCGTTGACACTGTGGCCCAGGAGACTGCGCCTTACCAACGGACGCATACCAATGACGACTTCCGCGTACCGCGAACGCTTCCCGTGACGCCAGCTCAGGATGCGCCCGCGCAGAGCGATGCGCCCCCGGTCACAGGGGCCGCGGCCCCTCCGCTTTCCGGCGCGGCGCAGGCTGAAACCAAGCCGCCAACCGATGCGCCCTCCGCCGACGAAACGCCATTTGCGGAACTAATTGCGCGTCAGGACGCGAATGGCAACTGGGTGCTGGTGAGCCGCGCCCTTCCCCCGCCACCCAAAGGCGATGTCCTCCCGGCTGCGCCACTGGCGCCGATTTCAACCGGTAAGCCAGACCTGGACGCCATCATTATGGAAATGGCAACCAAATATGGCGTTGATCCGAAACTCATCGTCGAAGTCATACGCCAGGAGTCAGGCTTCAACCCGTACGCCGTATCAACGGCCGGTGCCAAAGGGTTGATGCAGTTGATTGACGGCACAGCCGCACGCATGGGAACGCGGAATGTTTTTGACGCGCGTCAAAATATCGAAGGCGGCGTCAAGTACCTTCGGTTGCTGCTTGACATGTTCAATGGTGACGTGTCGTTGGCCCTAGCCGGCTACAACGCTGGCGAGCACCGGGTCATCCGCAATGGCTACCAAGTGCCAAACATTGCTGAAACGAAGCACTATGTCAAAGCTATCCTGGCACGTTATGGGCGGCCATCCCACCACACCACCAAGCCAGCATCACCCAAACCCACAGCGACGACTCCACCAGATGAACCGACGCCGGAGCCATTGCGGGTTATCATCCGCGATGGGGTTCCCTTGCTGACCAATCGTTAG
- a CDS encoding GreA/GreB family elongation factor, which produces MTVREKLEAELRQLEQELKVDLPRELQRAAAHGDLRENGEYQAARERVRLVGARVAELHQRLAALATINLDSLPRDRAAYGSTLHVLDLDKDVEATYRLVMPEEADVSKGMISTSSPLGRGFMGKKAGDEVEVQTPQGVRHFEILSLRTIHDDPDTA; this is translated from the coding sequence ATGACCGTGAGAGAAAAGCTAGAAGCCGAATTGCGACAGCTCGAACAGGAACTGAAAGTGGACTTGCCGCGGGAACTCCAGCGGGCCGCGGCCCATGGCGACCTACGCGAAAACGGCGAGTATCAAGCAGCGCGGGAGCGCGTCCGCCTGGTGGGCGCGCGTGTGGCAGAACTCCACCAGCGGTTGGCGGCGCTGGCGACCATCAACCTGGACTCCCTACCACGTGACCGGGCGGCCTACGGCTCAACCTTGCACGTCCTTGACCTGGATAAAGATGTCGAAGCAACGTACCGGCTCGTCATGCCGGAAGAAGCGGATGTTTCAAAGGGGATGATTTCGACCTCCTCGCCGCTTGGGCGCGGCTTCATGGGCAAAAAAGCTGGCGATGAAGTTGAGGTCCAAACGCCGCAGGGCGTGCGCCATTTTGAAATCCTGAGCCTGCGGACCATTCACGACGATCCAGACACGGCATAG
- a CDS encoding PAS domain-containing protein, with the protein MDFSKLLNAIRGNKAADASAAPKDRPESETVIPVEVSPTVAAADHPPPLRPSGGVVQSLLGPFTGGNREPASVSSQPPQVANGPQAANGYDDDLASVLPSSPLSSAPSITDSPLPISQPTSLPGLSASSPLDGDWFDVPFGHEPRPAATGSEVSVLDLPPEAAAPTPVNAQALEDLLMTAPSVAPPADPFEVSGKIDLSWTPTETSPPETGVLDSSTSLGAGMESPPLPSSAVGTPTALSPPSIPPPPIINPLADFEVGGYTAPPLPTGILSSGEAHTDSGEAQADHLPVEAAAPPAPSDLDPAVEGMAPPLGPAQATYADWIIEYLDEALIVLDAQSVICQLNPMAEYLLGGSRTDLCGRTLLDVSQQAGDNAPLWEHLAVTSEAQQFSTTVTLPDGQPMMASFVVCDLPPQSNWTGGRVIAIRDETRIRAEVAQMMETLTPPPQASALNVTPEQLAAMHTSLQMVLGFAELLHRGEYGPMNPQQFEMFRNIEHHAKQLAGWLGLPQG; encoded by the coding sequence ATGGACTTCAGCAAGCTCCTCAATGCGATTCGCGGCAACAAGGCTGCCGACGCATCGGCAGCGCCCAAAGACCGCCCGGAGTCTGAGACAGTTATTCCGGTCGAGGTCTCTCCGACCGTGGCTGCGGCGGACCACCCCCCACCGCTACGCCCCTCTGGCGGTGTCGTGCAATCGCTGCTAGGACCGTTCACAGGTGGCAACCGTGAACCGGCCTCGGTGTCCTCCCAGCCACCCCAAGTCGCCAACGGGCCGCAAGCCGCCAACGGTTATGATGATGATCTGGCATCCGTGCTTCCGTCATCGCCTCTTTCATCGGCTCCGTCCATAACGGACAGTCCACTACCCATAAGCCAGCCAACCTCACTGCCTGGGTTGAGCGCATCCTCGCCACTTGACGGCGATTGGTTCGATGTGCCGTTTGGCCACGAACCACGTCCTGCTGCGACTGGTTCTGAAGTGTCTGTTCTGGACCTGCCGCCGGAGGCGGCAGCCCCTACTCCGGTCAACGCGCAAGCCCTTGAAGACCTGCTGATGACGGCGCCCTCGGTGGCTCCTCCAGCCGATCCGTTTGAAGTTTCCGGGAAAATCGATCTGAGCTGGACGCCCACTGAGACATCCCCACCGGAGACTGGTGTGCTTGATTCGTCCACCAGCTTGGGCGCTGGAATGGAGTCACCACCCTTGCCGTCGTCCGCGGTGGGGACGCCGACGGCGCTCTCTCCGCCTTCGATACCGCCGCCACCCATCATCAACCCCTTGGCTGACTTTGAAGTAGGTGGCTACACTGCGCCTCCACTGCCGACTGGGATTTTATCTTCAGGCGAAGCTCACACTGATTCAGGCGAAGCTCAGGCTGACCACCTGCCGGTCGAGGCAGCCGCGCCGCCAGCTCCATCTGACTTGGACCCGGCCGTGGAAGGTATGGCCCCGCCGCTGGGTCCTGCACAGGCGACCTATGCCGACTGGATCATTGAATATCTTGACGAAGCACTGATCGTTCTTGATGCCCAAAGCGTGATCTGCCAGCTCAACCCCATGGCCGAATACCTGCTCGGTGGGTCCCGGACTGACCTGTGCGGACGGACGCTACTTGACGTCAGCCAGCAGGCCGGCGACAACGCGCCCCTGTGGGAGCATCTGGCGGTAACCTCCGAGGCGCAGCAGTTTTCCACAACCGTCACCCTCCCAGACGGTCAGCCCATGATGGCATCGTTCGTCGTTTGTGACCTTCCGCCCCAATCCAACTGGACCGGGGGACGGGTCATTGCCATTCGTGATGAGACGCGCATCCGGGCGGAAGTTGCCCAAATGATGGAAACGTTGACACCTCCTCCACAAGCATCCGCCCTCAACGTCACACCGGAACAATTGGCCGCTATGCACACCTCGCTTCAGATGGTGCTAGGGTTCGCCGAACTGTTACATCGCGGCGAGTATGGCCCGATGAACCCCCAGCAGTTCGAGATGTTTCGCAATATCGAACACCACGCGAAACAGCTCGCCGGGTGGCTTGGGCTTCCGCAAGGGTAA